The Leptospiraceae bacterium genome includes the window TTAACTCGGCGTCGCCTATCGCATCTACAATGGATTTTATTGTAGTGTCGATATTGATAATTCCACCATTCTTAATACCTGTTGAAGGAGATGTTCCGACTCCTATGATTTCAATTTCTTCATTACCCAAAGCTCTACCCACTACAACTTTTGTCAGTGAAGAACCAAGATCTAAAGCTACAATGGAATTTGATAAATCGTTCATAGTCTAATGGTAAACCGCATCCTCTCCACGAAGATCAAGAAAATTAACTTCCTTGTTTTGATTTTCAAAATACGCTAACGAAGCATAAAGTTTTCTGATTTGCTTTCGATCAAGGGTAGTACCGATTTGTACTTTTATGGGTTTAGGATAATGAATATAAAAAAATATTTCTCCGTCTTTGTTTTTTAAAATTTCAGAAGTGCGATCATGAATAGAAGGGTAGGCTTCAAAAGAATCGGATATGGTAGTAATAAATTCACTGATTACAGAATTTTTAATTTTATCGTCTTGAAAAGAAATATCACCGGAAATAACAGGAATAGAAAATTCTCGAATATCGTTTGTTGACATTACATTGAATTCATCGTCTATTTCATGAAGATGATCTTTTGTGCGAATGATAAATTTAGCTCTTCTTTCAACAATGGAAATCAGCAACTGGTCTTTAGATTTACGAGTGATGCTCACTGATTTAATTCTTGGATGTCCCTTTAATATTTTTTCTAAATTATTAATATCATAATTTTTAAATGATACTCCAGGCTGAATTCCTAAAAAATTTATGATTTCTTGAGAACTTAGCTTATTGTGCCCCATTACTATCAACTTATTTGCTAAAGTTGGAATTTTCTGTCCTTCCGAAAAAAATAAACTAAATAGGAAGACGAAAACTGCAAGACTAATCGCAAATACATAAATCCTAATCCTTTTATTGAGGAATAGCTGTGAAATGTCAATAATATTATGTCTCATTATTGAAAACCTTTTAATTTTTTTAAAAAGCCCTATGATTCAGTTTCGGTGAATTCTGAAAAGTTCACAATCAATTTTATGTCTATAAAATGCCCTTTTGTAGAAGATCTTCTCTAAAAAGGTACTTTAAAATACTGACAAATCGCCATTTTCCAGAAACGTGAAAAACTAATTATAGGGTTCTTGTCAGAGTATATTAAAAATATCTTGACTCTGCCTGTTTCATTGTTAAAGCTACTATATAGTCTTTAAAATCCGAAAGAAAGGTTAAAATGAATAAAATCCTTTTTATATTAGTTATTAGTTTTTCTTTATTTCAGTTCAATTGCTCCACTACTGAAGAAGTTCAGCAGCCACAACAGCAAGTCACTCCACCTCCCCCGCCACCGGAAAAAACTCCTGAAGAATTAAAAGCTGCTGCTAAGACTCTTAGAACTGCACTAAAAAAAGGCAACTCTGAGTATTTTACAAATGTGAAGTTTGATGAATTAGAGCCTGCCTTAGCTTATACAGATTCCAAGGGAAAAAAAGTCATTCCAAAATTTGGTTTTAGAGGAATCTCTATACTAATTTCTGCTTTCAAAAACCAAGATGCACAGGTAAGAAAGGCGATCTATTTAGAGTTGGGGTTCTCTGACCTACCTGCTATCGAAGGTGGAACGATTGCAGATTCGATGGAAAAAGATGAAGAGTCTAAGTTGCAATTAGAAATTTTAAGAAATTCGCTCATTCTCCAAGCAGAAAGTGATCCGATAGCCCAAGGCGAATTCCAAGAGTTATTGAAAAAATATTTTGTTTCTTCTTCGCCTCAAAAAACTTACAAGTCTATTTTGAAAATTGTGAATGATTCTAACGCTAATCCTGAAACCGCAAAATTTTTATTGCAACAATTAGAATTTACAGATGCCGGAGGACCTGTGGCGGTTTTTCCTGAATTTAAAAAAAGAAAAGCAAAATCAAAGAAATTTGCAAAACTCGCAGAAATAGTTCAAAATTCAGAAATCAAAGAGAGCTTAGAAAAATTATCAGAATTGTACAAAACTCCTCCAGATAACGCCGGAGAAACAAAATAGACTATTGTCTATAATTTTTGTAAATTTTCCACATAGTTTCAAGTAGAGATTTTGAATCGCTCATAACTGGACTCCAATTTAAAAGCTCTTTTGCTTTTTTAGAAGATGCAAGTAGTTTCACAGGGTCTCCTTTTCTTCTTCCGGAAATTTTATGAGGAATTTTTTTTCCTGTAATTTCTTCTGCCATAGATAAAATTTCTTTCACTGAATATCCACTTTCAGAGCCGAGGTTTACTGTAATTGAAGTGTTATTTTGTGAAATGTAGTCAAGACTTAAAATATGAGCATGGGCTAAGTCGGATACATGAATATAATCTCGAATGCAAGTTCCGTCCATAGTATTATAATCATCTCCAAAAATCTCAAATTCTTTTTTCATTCCATTAGCTGTTTCCATGATAATAGGCAATAGATTTGCAGGAGTTTGCTCTAAGCCTTGAATTGCGCCATCGGGATCGTAACCGGCTGCGTTAAAATATCTCAATGCCGCATAACGTAAATTTTTTAGTTTATCATACCATTGTAAGTTTTCTTCTATACATAGTTTAGTATAACCGTAATAATTTTCTGGCTGCAATGGATGGTTCTCATCAATTGGAAGATATTTGGGTGCTCCGTAAACTGCAGCAGAAGAAGAAAATATAAAATACCTACAGCCATTTTTTACCATAGTAGTAATTAATTTTAGAGTGTTGTTTAAATTATTTAAGGAATATTTTTCAGGGTGAGTCATAGACTCACCTGCCGCTTTCCATGCTGCGAAGTGAAAAACAGCGTCTATATTTTTGTAGAAAATTTTTTTTAGTAATGTGTCGTCACCGACATCTCCAAGAATAAATTCATTTTGTGAAAATAAATTTTGGCGAGTACCTTTTTCAAGATTGTCTAAAACTATTATTTTGTGGTTTTTCTTATTCAGCTCATGTACGATATGACTGCCGATATAACCTGCGCCACCTGTAACAAGAATCCTCAATCATCCACCCACTTCTCTGTGTGCAGTAACGCCTCTGTCGCTTTCTTCAAAAAATTTCACAATGCTTTTGGCTTCTGCACTTTTAAAATCAGCCTTTTGGATTTCGGCTAAAGCTTGAGAAGTGTTCAACTTTGAATGATAGATTAGCTTATAGACTTTTTTTATTTCGTCGCGGATTTCAGGTTTAAACCCAGCTCTTTTCAACCCTACAGTATTTAGTCCGATAACCGAAGCAGGATTTCCATCGGCTGTACTGTATGGAGGTATATCTTTCACGAGTTTGGCACATCCCGCAATCATTGCATATTCACCAATACGAACAAACTGATGAACTGCAACTAAACCGGATAAAAATGCCTTTCTCATCACTTGCGAGTAACCCCCAACTACAGTTCCGGGGACTACAATGATTTCATCTGCAAATTGGCAATCGTGACCGACATGAACTTGATTCATAAAAAAGTTTGAATCCCCTATTTTAGTAATTGCTCCTTCTTTAGAGCCTCGATGAAAGACGCAGTTTTCACGAAAAATATTATTGTCCCCGATTTCCAAATAAGACTTGGTTTCGGGTTTGAAGCTGGTGTCCTGCGGAATACCACCGAGTGCAGCTCCGTGAAAAATTCTGTTAAATTTTCCGATTTTTGTGCCAGAATAGATTCGGATAGAGCTTTCCAAAATACTGCCTTCTCCGATTTTAACGTCTTTCTCTATAACTGTATAGGGACCGATTTCGACTGACTCGTGCAGTTCTGCACCCGGGTCAATTATTGCTGTAGGATGTATCTTCATAGAATATAGAAAATTTTGGGTGGTTGAAAATTCAAGTATTTTGTAAAATAGGAAAATAAAAGAATTGTTTGCTATGGCAGAGGCTTTCAAAAATTCTACTTTTATGAAAAATTTTTTCTTTCTTATCCTTGCTATTTCTCTATTTTGCAAACCTAATTCTGAAAAGAAAATCGAAAAAATCCTGTCCAACTCTACTATTACAGATGAATCTGCGTTAGTTTTGATTGCAAGAGAGGTCTGGGGAGAGGAGTTTAAAAGTGCAGAAACAGAAAGACTAAAAAATTCTAAGATTTTGATAAAAGTAGTTTCCGGTTACAAAACAGCTCTGACTTTTTATAGCCAAGAAGACTATGCCAAGAATACAATAACTCAAATCTCTATAAGAATTTTACAGATGCTTCAATCCGGAAAATCAAGAAATTTAGACTCACTTGTAGTTGTTTTCAGTAAACCTTTTTATATTAAAGGTACGGAAGAGATGCAGGATGAGTTTGAAATTTTTAGAGCTCGGGTGGATATGTCTGATATAAAAAATCCGGATGAAATATTTTCGATAAACTATTTTGATGAATTCGTAAAAGGCAAACCTTCTAAAAAAGCCATCCAAAACGCAGAGCAAATCCGTAAAATTTGGAAAGTAGAATTGAACGACTTTGGCAGAATAGAAGTTAAGTAATTCTGAAAATTTTTAGTATTTACCCACCATAAATTGCTTTCAAATCATTTGCTATATTTTTTTGCATAGCTTCATTTGTACCGCCACCTATAGATAAAAGAATTGCGTCTCTGTGCAGTCTCTCTACAGGATATTCCCTGCAATACCCATATCCGCCAAGAACTTGGATAGCGTTACGAGAAACCCTCTCTCCCATTTGAGTAGCTACTAACTTCGCAGATGCAGCTCCAAGAGAATTTCTATTTTCAGGATGAATTTCTGATGCCACTTGATAAACGAGTGCTCTTGCAGCAGAATAATCTGAGTATGACTCAGCTATGAGTCTTTGAACTTGTCCGAATTCGATTAGCTTTTTTTCAAAAGCCTCTCTATGCCGAATAGAGTATTCACACATAATATCTATGCTACGTTTTGCGATTCCGAGAGACTGAGCAGCGAGAGTGACTCTTTCAATTTCCAAATTTCTCATCATGTGCCCGATTGCACCATTCTCTTCACCGACTAAATTTTCTTCGGGGACTTCCATATCCTCAAAAATTAATTGAGAAGTAGGAGATCCTCTCATTCCCATTTTCTCTTCTTTGTTCCCTACTTTAAAACCTTTGAAAGAAGACTCTACAATAAAAGAAGTAGTTCTTCTGGAAGTTTTAGATAGCTTGCAATACACTAAAAATACTTTTCCTGTAGTCCCATTTGTGATGAATTGTTTTGTACCGTTTACAATATAATGCTTCCCTTTTTTTTCAGCCATAGTTGACATCCCGAGAACGTCAGTACCTGCTCCCGGCTCTGTCATACCCATTCCTGCAATCCATTCACCGGACAAAACTTTGTCTAAATATTTTGCTCTTTGTTTTTCATTTGAGCTATAATAAAAATTATTTACAAATAAAACTTCATGCGCTAAATACGATAAGGTAAATCCGGGATCGTACTTTGACATTTCTTCATGGATAATAACTGCTGCTACCGCATCTAAACCAAGTCCTCCGTCTTTTTCGGGAATTGTAATTCCAAAAAGCCCCAATTCAGATCCAAGTCTCTGAAAAACAGATACGTTAAACCCTTCGGATTCATCAAAACTTTTTGCTTGAGAGTCTAACTCTCTTTTAGCAAATTTTGAAATATTCTCTCTAAGTTCTTTATGCGCTTCAGTTGGTTGAAAAAGTCCTATTTTTGATGATTCATTAGAATTCATGTAGTTTCCTTAGTTTATTTGTTTACTATCTATGTTATTTTCAAGGTCAATTATGAATGCCACTTGTAAAGTAAAAACTTTCATTTTATATTTAAACTGAGAATATTTTGTAAAAAAATAATTTCACCTTTTTAAAAAAGATTTACTTTGAAAGTGTTTGATTTGATAATTGCCACTTTGGGGGATATATGTTTCAAAAATTTATACTAAAATTTTTTAGCCTTTTTGTAATTATTTTATTTGTGGGGTGCTCTTCACAAATTGTAGAGAAACCTTTAAAAGAGTGCAAAAGAATTCATGGATCACCCGGCCCTGAAGATATAATTATTCACAGACCTTCAAAAAAACTATATATATCGAGTCACAATAGAAGAAACTTTGAAGAAACAGGAAAAATATTTTTCATTGATTTGAATAAGGAATCGAAAGATTGGAAAACTCTCCCTATTGAAGGGAATTATCCAAAAAAATTCAGACCTCACGGAATCAGTTTAGTAGAGAAAGACGGGAAGTTAATCTTGTATGTAATCTCTCATGCAATGGAAGAAAACAAGAAGAATACGATCGAAGTATTTGAAATTATCGGCGATAAAATAAAACATTTAAAAACCTATAGCGATCCAAGTCTGACTTCACCGAATGATTTGATTGCACTTCCTGACGGAAGAATTTTTGTATCTAATGATCACGGTACCGGCGGCAAGTTCAGGAATCTTTTTGATGACGCTTTTAAATTAAAGAGATCGAAGATTGCTTTCTTTGACAACGAGAAATGGAATGATTTAGGAGAAGGCGTTGCATTTGGAAACGGAATTTATTATAGAGTAGAAGACGGGAAAGAAATAATTTACCGAGCCGTTTTTATGTCCGGCACAATTTTAAAATATCAATTAGTTAAAACTGAAAAAAGTTATGACTTAAAAATGATTTCAGAAATTCATATTCAAAGCGGAGTGGATAATATCGAACCGGATGAGAACGGAAATCTATATGTTGCAGCCCACCCATCTACATGGAAATTTTTACAACATGCAAAAAATAAAGAAAACTTTTCTCCCTCTGAAGTTTACAAGATTTCCAAGGATTTAAAATTTACAAAAATATACGCAAACTCAGGAAAAGAAATATCGGCTGCAAGCACAGCGATTCCTTTTGAGAATAAGCTAATCATCAGCCAAGTATTTGAAGACTTTCTTTTAGTTTGCGATCTGGATAATTGAAATGTCAATACTGAAACAAAATCTACCTGTTCAAATTGTGCCTATCGAAGATAATGAAGAAGGATTAAAATATCAAGGTATTCTAGAAAATTTAGAAGCTCAATATATTCAGATCAAGATGGGAGAAGATTTTTTTAGGTTTAATTCATCTGATAGTATTCAAGTTGAATTTACAATGGGGAATTATAATTTTCGATTTGATTCACAGGTTCTTATGAAAGCCAATCCGATCATACAAGTAAAAAAACCAAGTACAATCCATAAAAAACAAATACGAAAATCTCACAGACTAAAAACAGATCAAAGGATTTCTTTTACGATGTGGACAGAGGGTGGACGTTATGAAGCTACCATGACCGATTTGAGTACAGTTGGAATAAAAATGATCTCTGAAAAGCAATTACAAAAAAATACCTTGATTAGTTTGAATGTTTTTTTTCCGGGAGAGTCTTTGCGTTTTATTTGTCAAGGGCTTGTAATGTGGTGTCGCACAACCCAAGAAAGCGATTTGTTTTTTGAATCTGGAGTGAAATTTACAACTCTATCTATAGAGACCATGAAAAAGGTAGATAGGTATATCAAGGAAAAAATACATTTGAATAAATCGTAACCATAAGTTTTTCCAATCTAAAAAAAATTGTTGTATAGATAGTGCTAAAACTTAGACAAGTTTATTTATCTCTTAATAATTCGATTCCCCTTTTTTTAGAAATATATTTAACGATTTCAAACCATATAATACTTAAAAACGCAAGGCATAAACCAATAAGTAAATGTTCCCATTTTGGAAATGAGAACTTAAAAATTTCTTGAATAAAGGGAATAGACATTGTTAGTGTAAGGAAAAATATTGTTGAGCCGATTACCCATTTTAGTGCAGGGTTATTTCGTTTTAATGATTCAAATATAGTCAATGACCAATGTCTGTTTGTAAAAATCAAAAATAGATTTGACAAAACCAATGTATAAAAAGTCAAACTTCTGGATTCGGCTTCTGAGTTTCCTGAATAGATTGAAAAAATATAAATAGAAATAACTGTAATTGTAGAAATCAACCCCTGAAGTATACTCAATATCAAAGATCGCTTTCCGAACAAAGGCTCATTTGGATTTTTGGGATTTCTATTCATTAGATTTTCTTCTTCATCTTCTGACTCAAAAACAATTGAGCAAGCAGGGTCGATTAGCATTTCTAAAAAAACAATATGAATAGGAAAAAGTACTTTTGGCAAATTGAATATCACAGGTATTAAAGAAATTCCAGCGATTGGTATGTGAACACTGATTAAATAGGCAAATGTTTTCTTTAAATTATCAAATATTTTTCTTCCAAGTCTGACTGCGTTTACAATCGAAGAAAAATCATCGTTCAATACAACTAAGTCGGCACTTTCACGAGCTACGTCAGTCCCTCTTTCTCCCATTGCAACTCCGATATGAGACGCTTTCAATGCGGGAGAATCATTTACTCCGTCCCCGGTCATAGACACAATCTCTCCATCTTGTTTAAGAGCCTTGACTAAAGATAGTTTTCCTTCCGGTCTCATTCTGCAAAAAATATTCACGGACTTAATTTTTTCGGAAATTTCAATCTCGGTCATTTTTTCTAATTCTTGCCCGGTAATAAATTCATTTGAATTCTTTAGTCCGATTTGAGAAGCTATACTTTTTGCAGTTGCAGGGTAGTCACCTGTTATCATAATTACTCGGATCCCTGCATTGTAAGAATCTTGAATAGCTTGAAGGACTCCTTGCCTTACAGGGTCTTCCCATCCTACAAAACCTAAAAATTCAAAATCAAAATCGTGCTGGTTTTTTGGTAGCTCTGCTTTGTTGTAAGTAGATTTTGCGATACCGAGTATTCTTAAACCTTCACTACCAAGTTTATCTACAACTTTTCCAAGTTCCATTCTCTCACTTTGAGGAAGATGACACAGATCCATAATGTCTTCTGGTGCACCTTTAGCTGAAATTATATAGGCAGCATTATCTGAAGTTTTATAAGCATGAGACAAAGCTAAAAGCTCTTTTGAAATAGCATACTCTTCTTCAATTTCCCAGCTTTCGTGAAGATGTTCCGTGTTAAATAATTTTGCTTCTCCGAGTTCTTTAAGAGCTTTCTCCATCGGATCAAACGGGTCTTTGCTACTTGCTAAAATTCCATACTCTATAATTTCATGAAATTCTTCCGGTAGAGGGTCATTTTTTTTTCGAGTAACGTCATAATACTCTCGACCAACAAAGATTTTTTTAATTTGCATTTTGTTTTCGGTGAGTGTTCCTGTTTTATCTACACACAAAACTGTAGCTGAGCCTAAGACTTCAAGTGAAGATACTTTCCGTGTAAGAATTTTTTTTTGTGACATTCTCCATGCACCGATTGCAAAAAAAATTGTAACGACTATTGGCATTTCTTCGGGAAGAATTCCCATAGCAAGAGTCAACCCGGTGAGTATTCCTTCTTGCCAATCATTTCTAAAAAATCCGTAAATCCCAACTACCAAAGTACACAAAACTATTGCTATAAGTAAAATTACTTTTACAATTTTTTTGGTTTCCTTACTAATCTTAGTTTCAGTTTTTTCGACATCTTCTAAAGACTTTCCGATTTTACCCATTTCGGTATGAACACCGATAGAGGTTACTTTCACGACCCCTTCACCTTTTACGATAAGGCATCCCGCATACAAGCAATTGTCACTAACGTATTCACTTTCTGTTTGAGGGTGCTTATCTACTGCAATAGACTCTCCTGTCAGAAGTGACTCATCTACTTTCACGCTTCTTGCCCAAAGTAAAACACAGTCTGCCGCTACTCGATCCCCTTCTGCAACGATCATAACGTCCCCATACACAACATCTTTTCCGGGGATTCTTTTCTTTACTCCATCTCTTATCACTAAAGCTCTGGGGCTTGCGAGATCGCGTAACGCATCTATAGCTTTTTCTGTTTTATTCTCTTGATAGATAGTAATTATTGCTATTACAAACATGAAAACTGTTAGGGTGATTGCCTCTGAAAGGTCACCCAAGATAAGATAAATTGTAGCACAAATAAAAAGTAGTAAAAGCATCGGTTCAGAAAATACTTCTATAACAATAGAGAGTGGACTTCTTTTCTTTCCAGTTGGAAGTTCGTTGACCCCGTGAAGTTTTTGATTCTTTCTTACTTCAGCATCAGTTAATCCGTGGATCTCTTTGATTTGACTTTCATTTAAATCGGATTTCATTATTAAAAAGATTAGTCTAAAAATCTACCATCGTAACTAACTTCATACGATTTAGCTAATTCATCATTGGCAATATACAGAGGGACTGAAAAATTTATCTTCTCTGAAGGCTCTAATGTTTGATTCGGAATAGGCAAAGAATCTATAGAAATGATTTGTTTTTTACTATTGTATGTAATACAGATTACGGAAATATTTGAGACACTTTTTGCACTGGAATTTTCTAACATTCCTGAGATTGAAAATGACTTTCTGTTGTATTGTCCCTGCACTAATTTTGAATTTATAGTTTTTATTACAGGGAGTGGGACATCAGTTGAAGATAAATTTTCAGAAGATAGGTTTGCAGAATAGCTTTTATATTTAGGGGGCATAGATGCTAATACCTTTACCGGTGAAGTTTCTCCTTTCATCAGTTGTTTTTTTATACAATACCCGAAAACTGAACTAACTTCATTTTTGTTATCATCGAATAATTTAACGGTTACTTTTCCATAGTGGATGGCTCTCTCTCCTGTATTCCTGCAAATTCCCAAAAAATATACATTTCCGATCACATCCGGAACAGGATTTAGATCTACTACTTCCCCTTTTATAGACGAGTTTGTGGGGGGAGGAACTGTGGATGGTTGTAATTTTGCATATTTAGAATCTAAAATTCCTGACTGACCAATCGCAGTAAAGGTTTGTTCAGGATTAGCAACTACATTGGGTAGAATATTTTTTGAATTTTCTGCACGCGTATAAAATTCAATATTGTAAGATGGCTCATTTGAACATTGAAATAAATAAAAAACTACAATCGTAAATCCAAGAAGAAAAATAAAAAAACCTTTTTTTATAGCGAATCTATTCATTCTTTCAATTTTGAATTATTCCTCTTTCTATTCAAGAACTTTTAGTATTTTAAATTCAAGTCTAAAAATACTTATTTAATAAAATTCGGACTTTGAATTTTTTAAAAAGTGTAGATTTTGAATAATTAAACGAATATTCATTGAAATTATCATTAAACTAAAATACTTGCTTGTGAATTTATAATATCCCTAATTTGATCGACTTGAATTAAAATGTAGTCAGTTTCAAAAATTTTTATTCTATTTCTTTCTCTGACAATACAATGATAAATTCCTTTTTCGACACCATAGTTTTGCTCCAGTTCAGATGAAACCGTAATTTTTGGATAGAAAAAATAAGAAAAAACGAATCTTGTTTTTTAGCCCAGATTCCACTCCGAATCATCAAGAATGACATCAATAGTGTTCTGATAGCCACGGAATTTTCCAGATCGAACTAGCTCATTATTTTGCATTCCTGAGCCACTTTTACCATATCCAACTCCTTCAAATATTTGATCTTTATTAATACCGCCTGTCCATATTGGAGCTGGTAGATTTCGGCTAACGCCTTCACCTTGAATATGTAGAATGGAAATTCCAAATATACTTGAGTTACTTCAATTGAATAACACAGCTAAAATGGTAATAGCAAAAAGTTTAGGAATTTTCTTTTTAAGAAACATGAAATTCTCTATTTTGAAGTAGTACGATCGCTACAGTTTTCAGTTTATTTGTTTAGGTGGTCAAGTAAAAAAATAGCTCTATCGGGTGTGCTTTACGCTCATTTTTTAGTAGAATTACACGCTTTATGATAATAGAAGGTTTTTTATGCAAAAATGTGGGAACTCCACTTCGGAGGACTGATGCTTGAAGTCTGAGGTCGGAAATTGTGGAAGTAGAATCTTTGCATATAGGTTTATCTTTTAGGATGAGGTTTTGAGCTTTAGTAGAGTTTTTGAAATTTCGCTTTTAGTGCAGATTTTACACTTTTCGTGTGAAAATGTGGGATCTCCACTCTTTTTAGTAAAGTGCATGTTTTATACTAATTGTTCACCTTTTAAGCAAAAATGTGGGATCTCCAATTCGGAGGACTGATGACGGAGGTCTGAGGTTGGAAATAGTGGAGGTAGAATCTTTGCAAATAGGTGTATCTTATAGGATGAGGTTTTGAGCCGAGTAGAGTTTTGAAATTTTGCGCTTAGTGCATAAGACAAAAACTGCGAAAAAAAAATCCACTTTTTGGGGATTAAAAAGATTACATATTTAATAGATTTGAGACTTTTCTCAAAAACTAAAAAAATTTTCGAAAATTGCAAAAATTTTATTTCTATCGTGATATTTTTCCATTATAAAGAAGAGCAGAAAATTTTATTTAAGAAATTTATGAACCCACAAAAATTTATCAGAAACCCAATCGAGCTTGCTTGTTCCATAAAATATATGGACGAGTTCAATAGAAGAACGACAGGTTTATCAATGAGGAAATACCTAAACGTATTGTTGAACAGATACAGAAATGTGATTCTTTGGGGACTTTGAGAAAAATGATCCTGAGAAAACGCGTATCAAGAAGTCGGCAAAATTTGCAGAAAAGAATTTCGAATAATAAAATAACGAGGACCATTGACAAATGGATTCTAGAGATTGGCTCATCAACAATGAAGACCGCACTTATTTTGTTGGTGCTTGACCTTGACGAATGGGATAATTCGAAAAGATTCTTCTGAGAATGGAGTTCCATGTTGAAACCA containing:
- a CDS encoding FtsQ-type POTRA domain-containing protein — protein: MRHNIIDISQLFLNKRIRIYVFAISLAVFVFLFSLFFSEGQKIPTLANKLIVMGHNKLSSQEIINFLGIQPGVSFKNYDINNLEKILKGHPRIKSVSITRKSKDQLLISIVERRAKFIIRTKDHLHEIDDEFNVMSTNDIREFSIPVISGDISFQDDKIKNSVISEFITTISDSFEAYPSIHDRTSEILKNKDGEIFFYIHYPKPIKVQIGTTLDRKQIRKLYASLAYFENQNKEVNFLDLRGEDAVYH
- the galE gene encoding UDP-glucose 4-epimerase GalE, translated to MRILVTGGAGYIGSHIVHELNKKNHKIIVLDNLEKGTRQNLFSQNEFILGDVGDDTLLKKIFYKNIDAVFHFAAWKAAGESMTHPEKYSLNNLNNTLKLITTMVKNGCRYFIFSSSAAVYGAPKYLPIDENHPLQPENYYGYTKLCIEENLQWYDKLKNLRYAALRYFNAAGYDPDGAIQGLEQTPANLLPIIMETANGMKKEFEIFGDDYNTMDGTCIRDYIHVSDLAHAHILSLDYISQNNTSITVNLGSESGYSVKEILSMAEEITGKKIPHKISGRRKGDPVKLLASSKKAKELLNWSPVMSDSKSLLETMWKIYKNYRQ
- the lpxA gene encoding acyl-ACP--UDP-N-acetylglucosamine O-acyltransferase, which codes for MKIHPTAIIDPGAELHESVEIGPYTVIEKDVKIGEGSILESSIRIYSGTKIGKFNRIFHGAALGGIPQDTSFKPETKSYLEIGDNNIFRENCVFHRGSKEGAITKIGDSNFFMNQVHVGHDCQFADEIIVVPGTVVGGYSQVMRKAFLSGLVAVHQFVRIGEYAMIAGCAKLVKDIPPYSTADGNPASVIGLNTVGLKRAGFKPEIRDEIKKVYKLIYHSKLNTSQALAEIQKADFKSAEAKSIVKFFEESDRGVTAHREVGG
- a CDS encoding acyl-CoA dehydrogenase family protein; protein product: MNSNESSKIGLFQPTEAHKELRENISKFAKRELDSQAKSFDESEGFNVSVFQRLGSELGLFGITIPEKDGGLGLDAVAAVIIHEEMSKYDPGFTLSYLAHEVLFVNNFYYSSNEKQRAKYLDKVLSGEWIAGMGMTEPGAGTDVLGMSTMAEKKGKHYIVNGTKQFITNGTTGKVFLVYCKLSKTSRRTTSFIVESSFKGFKVGNKEEKMGMRGSPTSQLIFEDMEVPEENLVGEENGAIGHMMRNLEIERVTLAAQSLGIAKRSIDIMCEYSIRHREAFEKKLIEFGQVQRLIAESYSDYSAARALVYQVASEIHPENRNSLGAASAKLVATQMGERVSRNAIQVLGGYGYCREYPVERLHRDAILLSIGGGTNEAMQKNIANDLKAIYGG
- a CDS encoding arylesterase; the protein is MFQKFILKFFSLFVIILFVGCSSQIVEKPLKECKRIHGSPGPEDIIIHRPSKKLYISSHNRRNFEETGKIFFIDLNKESKDWKTLPIEGNYPKKFRPHGISLVEKDGKLILYVISHAMEENKKNTIEVFEIIGDKIKHLKTYSDPSLTSPNDLIALPDGRIFVSNDHGTGGKFRNLFDDAFKLKRSKIAFFDNEKWNDLGEGVAFGNGIYYRVEDGKEIIYRAVFMSGTILKYQLVKTEKSYDLKMISEIHIQSGVDNIEPDENGNLYVAAHPSTWKFLQHAKNKENFSPSEVYKISKDLKFTKIYANSGKEISAASTAIPFENKLIISQVFEDFLLVCDLDN
- a CDS encoding PilZ domain-containing protein, encoding MSILKQNLPVQIVPIEDNEEGLKYQGILENLEAQYIQIKMGEDFFRFNSSDSIQVEFTMGNYNFRFDSQVLMKANPIIQVKKPSTIHKKQIRKSHRLKTDQRISFTMWTEGGRYEATMTDLSTVGIKMISEKQLQKNTLISLNVFFPGESLRFICQGLVMWCRTTQESDLFFESGVKFTTLSIETMKKVDRYIKEKIHLNKS
- a CDS encoding cation-translocating P-type ATPase, coding for MKSDLNESQIKEIHGLTDAEVRKNQKLHGVNELPTGKKRSPLSIVIEVFSEPMLLLLFICATIYLILGDLSEAITLTVFMFVIAIITIYQENKTEKAIDALRDLASPRALVIRDGVKKRIPGKDVVYGDVMIVAEGDRVAADCVLLWARSVKVDESLLTGESIAVDKHPQTESEYVSDNCLYAGCLIVKGEGVVKVTSIGVHTEMGKIGKSLEDVEKTETKISKETKKIVKVILLIAIVLCTLVVGIYGFFRNDWQEGILTGLTLAMGILPEEMPIVVTIFFAIGAWRMSQKKILTRKVSSLEVLGSATVLCVDKTGTLTENKMQIKKIFVGREYYDVTRKKNDPLPEEFHEIIEYGILASSKDPFDPMEKALKELGEAKLFNTEHLHESWEIEEEYAISKELLALSHAYKTSDNAAYIISAKGAPEDIMDLCHLPQSERMELGKVVDKLGSEGLRILGIAKSTYNKAELPKNQHDFDFEFLGFVGWEDPVRQGVLQAIQDSYNAGIRVIMITGDYPATAKSIASQIGLKNSNEFITGQELEKMTEIEISEKIKSVNIFCRMRPEGKLSLVKALKQDGEIVSMTGDGVNDSPALKASHIGVAMGERGTDVARESADLVVLNDDFSSIVNAVRLGRKIFDNLKKTFAYLISVHIPIAGISLIPVIFNLPKVLFPIHIVFLEMLIDPACSIVFESEDEEENLMNRNPKNPNEPLFGKRSLILSILQGLISTITVISIYIFSIYSGNSEAESRSLTFYTLVLSNLFLIFTNRHWSLTIFESLKRNNPALKWVIGSTIFFLTLTMSIPFIQEIFKFSFPKWEHLLIGLCLAFLSIIWFEIVKYISKKRGIELLRDK